The Lemur catta isolate mLemCat1 chromosome X, mLemCat1.pri, whole genome shotgun sequence genome has a window encoding:
- the ATG4A gene encoding cysteine protease ATG4A isoform X1 codes for MESVLSKYENQITIFTDYLEEYSDTDELVWILGKQHLLKTERSKLLSDISARLWFTYRRKFSPIGGTGPSSDAGWGCMLRCGQMMLAQALICRHLGRDWNWEKQKEQPKEYQRILQCFLDRKDCCYSIHQMAQMGVGEGKSIGEWFGPNTVAQVLKKLALFDEWNSLAVYVSMDNTVVIEDIKKMCCVLPLSADTAGENPPDSLTASSQSKGTSAYCPAWKPLLLIVPLRLGINQINPVYVDAFKECFKMPQSLGALGGKPNNAYYFIGFLGNELIFLDPHTTQTFVDTEENGMVDDQTFHCLQSPQRMNILNLDPSVALGFFCKEEKDFDNWCSLVQKEILKENLRMFELVQKHPSHWPPFVPPTKPEVTTTGAEFIDSTEQLEEFDLEEDFEILSV; via the exons ttttatccAAGTATGAAAACCAGATTACTATTTTCACTGACTACCTAGAAGAATATTCAGATACAGATGAGCTGGTATGGATCTTGGGGAAGCAGCATCTCCTTAAAACGG AAAGATCTAAGCTGTTGTCTGATATAAGTGCTCGTCTATGGTTTACATACAGAAGGAAATTTTCACCAATTG GGGGAACGGGCCCTTCATCAGATGCTGGCTGGGGATGTATGCTACGCTGTGGACAGATGATGCTGGCTCAAGCCCTAATCTGTAGACACTTGGGAAGGG ACTGGAACTgggagaaacaaaaagaacaaccCAAAGAATACCAACGGATCCTACAATGCTTCTTAGATAGAAAAGACTGTTGCTACTCTATCCATCAAATGG CACAAATGGGTGTAGGAGAAGGGAAATCAATTGGCGAATGGTTTGGACCAAATACAGTTGCACAGGTGTTAAA AAAACTTGCTTTATTTGATGAATGGAATTCCTTGGCTGTTTATGTTTCAATGGATAACACAGTGGTCATTGAAGATATCA aaaaaatgtgCTGTGTCCTTCCCTTGAGTGCAGACACAGCTGGTGAAAACCCCCCCGATTCTCTGACTGCTTCGAGCCAGAGTAAGGGTACCTCTGCCTACTGTCCAGCCTGGAAACCCCTGCTTCTCATTGTACCCCTTCGCCTGGGCATAAACCAAATTAATCCTGTCTATGTTGACGCCTTCAAA GAGTGTTTTAAGATGCCACAGTCTTTAGGGGCATTAGGAGGAAAACCAAATAACGCCTATTATTTCATAGGATTCTTAG GCAATGAGCTCATCTTCCTGGACCCTCACACAACCCAGACCTTTGTCGACACTGAAGAGAATGGAATGGTTGATGACCAGACTTTCCATTGCCTGCAGTCCCCACAGCGAATGAACATCCTGAACTTGGATCCTTCTGTAGCATTG GGATTtttctgcaaagaagaaaaagactttgATAACTGGTGTAGCCTTGTTCAGAAG gaaattctaaaggaaaatttaAGGATGTTTGAATTAGTTCAGAAACATCCATCGCACTGGCCTCCTTTTGTACCTCCAACCAAGCCAGAAGTGACAACCACTGGGGCAG AATTCATTGACTCTACTGAACAACTGGAGGAGTTTGACCTGGAGGAAGATTTTGAGATTCTGAGTGTATAG
- the ATG4A gene encoding cysteine protease ATG4A isoform X2, translated as MESVLSKYENQITIFTDYLEEYSDTDELVWILGKQHLLKTGGTGPSSDAGWGCMLRCGQMMLAQALICRHLGRDWNWEKQKEQPKEYQRILQCFLDRKDCCYSIHQMAQMGVGEGKSIGEWFGPNTVAQVLKKLALFDEWNSLAVYVSMDNTVVIEDIKKMCCVLPLSADTAGENPPDSLTASSQSKGTSAYCPAWKPLLLIVPLRLGINQINPVYVDAFKECFKMPQSLGALGGKPNNAYYFIGFLGNELIFLDPHTTQTFVDTEENGMVDDQTFHCLQSPQRMNILNLDPSVALGFFCKEEKDFDNWCSLVQKEILKENLRMFELVQKHPSHWPPFVPPTKPEVTTTGAEFIDSTEQLEEFDLEEDFEILSV; from the exons ttttatccAAGTATGAAAACCAGATTACTATTTTCACTGACTACCTAGAAGAATATTCAGATACAGATGAGCTGGTATGGATCTTGGGGAAGCAGCATCTCCTTAAAACGG GGGGAACGGGCCCTTCATCAGATGCTGGCTGGGGATGTATGCTACGCTGTGGACAGATGATGCTGGCTCAAGCCCTAATCTGTAGACACTTGGGAAGGG ACTGGAACTgggagaaacaaaaagaacaaccCAAAGAATACCAACGGATCCTACAATGCTTCTTAGATAGAAAAGACTGTTGCTACTCTATCCATCAAATGG CACAAATGGGTGTAGGAGAAGGGAAATCAATTGGCGAATGGTTTGGACCAAATACAGTTGCACAGGTGTTAAA AAAACTTGCTTTATTTGATGAATGGAATTCCTTGGCTGTTTATGTTTCAATGGATAACACAGTGGTCATTGAAGATATCA aaaaaatgtgCTGTGTCCTTCCCTTGAGTGCAGACACAGCTGGTGAAAACCCCCCCGATTCTCTGACTGCTTCGAGCCAGAGTAAGGGTACCTCTGCCTACTGTCCAGCCTGGAAACCCCTGCTTCTCATTGTACCCCTTCGCCTGGGCATAAACCAAATTAATCCTGTCTATGTTGACGCCTTCAAA GAGTGTTTTAAGATGCCACAGTCTTTAGGGGCATTAGGAGGAAAACCAAATAACGCCTATTATTTCATAGGATTCTTAG GCAATGAGCTCATCTTCCTGGACCCTCACACAACCCAGACCTTTGTCGACACTGAAGAGAATGGAATGGTTGATGACCAGACTTTCCATTGCCTGCAGTCCCCACAGCGAATGAACATCCTGAACTTGGATCCTTCTGTAGCATTG GGATTtttctgcaaagaagaaaaagactttgATAACTGGTGTAGCCTTGTTCAGAAG gaaattctaaaggaaaatttaAGGATGTTTGAATTAGTTCAGAAACATCCATCGCACTGGCCTCCTTTTGTACCTCCAACCAAGCCAGAAGTGACAACCACTGGGGCAG AATTCATTGACTCTACTGAACAACTGGAGGAGTTTGACCTGGAGGAAGATTTTGAGATTCTGAGTGTATAG
- the ATG4A gene encoding cysteine protease ATG4A isoform X3 codes for MESGGTGPSSDAGWGCMLRCGQMMLAQALICRHLGRDWNWEKQKEQPKEYQRILQCFLDRKDCCYSIHQMAQMGVGEGKSIGEWFGPNTVAQVLKKLALFDEWNSLAVYVSMDNTVVIEDIKKMCCVLPLSADTAGENPPDSLTASSQSKGTSAYCPAWKPLLLIVPLRLGINQINPVYVDAFKECFKMPQSLGALGGKPNNAYYFIGFLGNELIFLDPHTTQTFVDTEENGMVDDQTFHCLQSPQRMNILNLDPSVALGFFCKEEKDFDNWCSLVQKEILKENLRMFELVQKHPSHWPPFVPPTKPEVTTTGAEFIDSTEQLEEFDLEEDFEILSV; via the exons GGGGAACGGGCCCTTCATCAGATGCTGGCTGGGGATGTATGCTACGCTGTGGACAGATGATGCTGGCTCAAGCCCTAATCTGTAGACACTTGGGAAGGG ACTGGAACTgggagaaacaaaaagaacaaccCAAAGAATACCAACGGATCCTACAATGCTTCTTAGATAGAAAAGACTGTTGCTACTCTATCCATCAAATGG CACAAATGGGTGTAGGAGAAGGGAAATCAATTGGCGAATGGTTTGGACCAAATACAGTTGCACAGGTGTTAAA AAAACTTGCTTTATTTGATGAATGGAATTCCTTGGCTGTTTATGTTTCAATGGATAACACAGTGGTCATTGAAGATATCA aaaaaatgtgCTGTGTCCTTCCCTTGAGTGCAGACACAGCTGGTGAAAACCCCCCCGATTCTCTGACTGCTTCGAGCCAGAGTAAGGGTACCTCTGCCTACTGTCCAGCCTGGAAACCCCTGCTTCTCATTGTACCCCTTCGCCTGGGCATAAACCAAATTAATCCTGTCTATGTTGACGCCTTCAAA GAGTGTTTTAAGATGCCACAGTCTTTAGGGGCATTAGGAGGAAAACCAAATAACGCCTATTATTTCATAGGATTCTTAG GCAATGAGCTCATCTTCCTGGACCCTCACACAACCCAGACCTTTGTCGACACTGAAGAGAATGGAATGGTTGATGACCAGACTTTCCATTGCCTGCAGTCCCCACAGCGAATGAACATCCTGAACTTGGATCCTTCTGTAGCATTG GGATTtttctgcaaagaagaaaaagactttgATAACTGGTGTAGCCTTGTTCAGAAG gaaattctaaaggaaaatttaAGGATGTTTGAATTAGTTCAGAAACATCCATCGCACTGGCCTCCTTTTGTACCTCCAACCAAGCCAGAAGTGACAACCACTGGGGCAG AATTCATTGACTCTACTGAACAACTGGAGGAGTTTGACCTGGAGGAAGATTTTGAGATTCTGAGTGTATAG